In Lacerta agilis isolate rLacAgi1 chromosome 1, rLacAgi1.pri, whole genome shotgun sequence, the following proteins share a genomic window:
- the LOC117061461 gene encoding YLP motif-containing protein 1-like: MFPAWGLYGAAPGPYPPPPTMMPPPPMAGPPPAVLPSAMPPPPLGGYAASSATPGAGTAAAGTSGFLSLQEQHLVQLQQLQQMHQKQLQSVLLGGPPPPPGGPPPSLPPPLPSAAPAAASWKPCQGAASG; encoded by the exons ATGTTCCCGGCGTGGGGTTTGTACGGGGCGGCCCCTGGGCCTTACCCTCCCCCGCCCACCATGATGCCTCCGCCGCCAATGGCCGGGCCTCCTCCGGCCGTGCTTCCCAGCGCCATGCCGCCGCCACCTCTGGGCGGCTACGCGGCTTCATCGGCGACTCCTGGTGCCGGTACGGCCGCCGCCGGCACGTCCGGCTTCCTGAGCCTGCAGGAGCAGCACTTGGTCCAGTTGCAACAGCTCCAGCAaatgcaccagaagcagctgcagTCGGTGTTGTTAGGCGGGCCTCCTCCTCCACCCGGCGGGCCTCCCCCGAGCTTGCCGCCGCCCCTGCCTAGCGCCGCTCCCGCCGCCGCTTCCTGGAAGCC ATGTCAAGGAGCCGCCTCGGGATGA